ggatACATATAGTtgtggatttaagaatttggagacattagtatttggggatctgagaatatGGAGACCTAAGCTTTTAGAAACCTAGGAATATGGGGTCCTAAGCATTTAGAAACCAACTAGCATGGTAATCTACGAATTTGACGGCCCTAGAATTTGATCACCTAGGAATTTAAAGGTACAGATATTTgatgatctagaaatttgatttTGAGGATCTAGGAGTTTGAAATGGCAAAACTTGCATATTgataaatctaggaatttagagagtttgaaatttgagtaacatgaaaaattaagaacattcagacacttggaaatttaaaaactacaaaGGTTTCATGGTCcaggaatctgggatttggagaattataagttgagaattataatatttggaaataaatgaatttcaaaatttgggaattaagttgagaatttgaaaagttcagaaacccgaatatttggaaataaatgtatttcaaaatttgatagtttgaaagTTGTCCGAAGGACTATTGAGTCACATCGAGTACCatagtaaatatataaattcagcGTGGACAGTTAACACGTTAATTGAATGGAAGAAAAAGGAGAGGTAAAAGAAGGAGAGAATAATTCCCGAGATTAAGAGAGATATAGAGAAACGGAAAGGAAAAGAAGATTGTGTCAGTCAGTCGGTCGCGGTCGTTGTTCCTCGGCGTATAACGGGTTTTCATGTAACGGGGTCGGCCGAGCGACGTTCCTCTCTTTCTTCCTTGTTTCTTCGTCTGCGGAGGCCGAGGAACGAGCGGATTCTCGTGACCGTTTCGAGGCCGGAACGCTGACCTAGAATCCCGTTGAAACCGCTTCTCTGAACGCTCTAGCGTTTCCCAACTTGTGCTTAGCAGCACGTATTTCGAAAAATTTCTTCTCTTCGTAACCACTGTCATTcttcacttttatttttatggggAAATTCTGAAAAAGTTTTACATACCATTGACTCTCGAAAAACTGCTGCTCTAGAAACGATGCAGCATCAATTTGACTTCTGAACCCCTGCTATTTTGTGCCCTTTGCGTCGGTTCTGAGTTATACAAGTTCGCTTAATTAGTATGTGATAACACCTTGTTATCTTCTGTTCCTCATAAAACTGTTAACGTATGATTTTGAGACAGTGAAGACCCGTAACTTTATGGTTTATTGTTAGAACGAGCGGTTCATTGATTTTTAGtcaattaaattttcagtttaataattgataattcgCGTTTAACTCGTCATAAAATTTCCTTTAATTAAGAAATCAGTTGTAATTGCTGTGGGAGTTTAGAGTGATTTAGTatctgtaaaattatatattaacacGGATAATGAGTTGAATTAATGAACGTTgacaaatcattaaattacatACATTGAAATTAATCTTTCACTTGTCATTTATCATTTGTTGCAATGAACAGCGAGACAAATTCGCATTAGTatttaaattatggaattatgaacttttttcaatatttacaacCAGATTTTTATGCGAACCTTTTTTCTGTAGTCGATATTTTTTTAACAGCCATTTATCAGCTCGTAATTTCCGAGagattcttatttatttaataactcaGACTTAACgaagttgtttaaaattaatctcTGAAATATTTGTtgctttttattacttttagaTAAGATACTCAAGATAATTCAACCTTTTTGGAAATTAGTATACGCTGGAAATGACACATATATTGCCATGCATGTGTCATACGTATATCACAACTCTTGACAACACGCGTCAAATATTACTACGAGCGATACGTTACCTCTTCTATATCGTCACTCTTGGTATATCATCACGTATattttcccacgcgtcgaatttgacTACGCGTGATACATCGCTCGTATATCGCCGCTCTTGATATATTACCATAGTATTTCGTCGCACGCCGCAAATCGTATTTCTATGCACTATGCATAATACTAAAGGAATCGTATTTATTATCATGTAATCTGTAATatgtaattctgaataatttaGAGCCACGAAAGGCATAATAAACTGTTAGATAACTTTCGATGCTAACGCATTAGTCAGTCGTTTCTACATATACTTTCTTATGTTTTGTCCGTTCCATTCATGTTATACGGTCATTAAAATATTAGGAATTTAAATAAGATTGCGCAGCAGCCAAAATTTGTGGACTTGTTCATTGTACATTTATCGATGGAATTGGCTGGCAATTTCGTTGAAGCAAGAGTCAAGGTGCCTTCTAATGTATTTACGTAAAAGGTGGTCGTTCATACAACCGTTGTTAGTCCACTTTCACGTTTCTTTTAACGATTCGAGACAAAACTTTGACCTActtcttatttttatagtttgagACACTGTCGAAAAGTTGGATCTTGTTGGCACTGTGCTGGCGTTCTTTATTTAGAAGCAATTGTTCATTGATTATAGTTATGTTCAGCTATTTTGAATCATAATCTATTGTTTCTATTATAATCGTAATCGATTATTTTGTACATGTACACGTTCACCCTTAATTGTTTGACTTTCGAATGTGAGGCAAATCGCATCGTAATTAAAAGTTGATTTCGCAACATTTTATCGATGTCGGTGtacaagaatttaataaaagacTAGGTATACTCTACTGTCACTATCTGGTAAAGTAGAAATTCTTAGTACTACAGTTATCGTTTTTCACACACCTCCTATCacatatttgataaaaataatcgaCAATATTTCCGGTGTGTCTAGAGGTGTGTAGAGCATAGAGTAAGCGTGAGCGGTTACTGTTTTTGAAAAGTTTCGCCACtcttgaattttacaattttgcgaAATAAAGTGTGTGGGTCGTGAAAAATTATCAGTTTCAAAAATGGGTCTTTACCCATAAATTTATTCGAACTAAGTAAAATTCTTCTACAATTATTTCAACCAATACAATATCATTGATCAACcaatgcaaaatttcaaaataataaaatttgaaagatatgTTTTCCAGCAAATCGTCATATTCTATAATTGTCCTCGCCAAGATATCTGCAAGTCTCGTATCACTCACTGATGACATAATCAATAATTCAAGTAACCATAGCGTAAAGCGGTCAAGAATGATCACTGACTAGCACCGTACAGTCACCACACGTATCACATACTTTTATCACAGCGAAACTAACTTCTTCTTTCCATATCTGATTACAGTCAAAGTAGAAGCAGTGGTCGCAGGAGGCACGAAATGAGTCCAGCAGAAATCAAATCCATTTGTAGTCCGCTTGGAAAAACCTGGAACGGCGTGAACATTTGCCAGCTTTCGTTGCACTTTTCTCAAACTTTGTTTCCTCATCTTTGAGGAAGCTGTCTTTAATATTCCACACGATTGTACAGTGCGAACCAGGTGTAAAATAGATATCAAATACGTAGCCTTGAGATACACCGAAGGTGGCGAAGAATCGTATCAAGACCAAAGAACAAACCGAAGAACAAAGCTGAAAGTGCTTTTTCTATCCATCATCTTGAGATAGGTCCGAAGAAATTTGTCGTTGCGAGAAGTATTAGTGTCAAAGGATTATTTTGCTGTTATAAAAAAGATATAACACATTAAAATGAGCACGATGACTGGCACTCAGTGTACGTCTGTGAAGGAGTTCTATAGGGACAGATCTATCTTCATTACCGGTGGTACCGGCTTTATGGGCAAAGTACTCGTCGAGAAGTTACTCAGATCTTGTCCAGGAAtcaagaatatttatttgttgATGAGACCCAAGAGGGGACAGGATGTCCAACAGAGGTTGAGACAACTACTGGATGGACCGGTAAGATGAGTTTTattgttcttttatttattttcaactcCACGGTTGAAGAACTTGATGACGGTATTTAAGAAAATTGCTGTAACTAGTTAGGGACCCGAGTGGACTTGACCTCGTCAAAATTATGGTCTAATTACTCACGTTTTGTAAAGTACCAAGAAGGATGTTCAATGCATTATTTATCTCGTGTTATTTAGCAACtttcgaaattataaattttgtaatttctagatttttaaatttttaggaaaacgaatttctaaatcctcaaagaaCCGTCAAAAAATTCCGAAAGAAGTTAATTACGGAACGATGAAGTGATAAGcgaattaatgtattataatgtaTGTTGACAGCTGTTCGAAAAATTGCGAAGAGACTATCCACAAGAACTGTCGAAAGTGATTCCTGTGGCTGGAGACATAACGGAACATGAATTGGGAATCTCGGAAGCTGACCAGgctgtattaattaaaaatgtgtcAGTAGTTTTTCATTCCGCTGCTACTGTAAAATTCGACGAGGCCCTGAAACTTTCTGTGACCATCAACATGGTTGGCACCAAACAACTTCTGAATTTGTGTCATCGCATGTGTAATTTAGAGGTAATATTTTTCGAACATTATTCACATTAAAAACataatgaaaatttcaatagaATTGTTTCATGCACAGCGATATGCAAAGAATAgagtacatttaaaaaatatatacaagatTACACgataaagaaacaaaaataagtATGCTAAAATGCTGACTTAAACTTCGATACCTTCATAACTATCTTGACCCAAAACCACTACAGTTTGTGGACTGCAAAGCGAAAGTAGAAATCTTCTGTTAGTTTAAGAAATTCATGTGTTCAGAAGATACAAATCCTAATAGTTAACAGATATACTAAAATCTAACCCGAAATTAATTCGACGCCAACATCCAAGTACCAATTAATTTGTATGTTTCTGAAATGCTAGAGTGAAGCCATTCTGATGCATTGATCGAGTCCGTGGAACTTGATGAGTTATGTCTGTACCATATTTCAACCTCCTGGCTAAATTTATCACAGATAACATGCTTCAAAACCGTGTCGAAATTAAACTTTTGCTAAAATTATATTATCCGAAAGCTTTGCATATCCTGTGTATCAGATAATTTTTTCCTACATCGTATTAACTTGCATATTTTTTTCTGTAAAGGCCCTCATCCACGTGTCGACAGCATATTGTAATTGCGACCGTAAGGATGTTGCCGAAGAAATTTATCCGCTTGAAGCCGAACCTGAGCATGTGATCGCATTAACGAAGATCATGGATACGAAAATGGTCGATGAAATAACACCAGCTTTGATCGGTAATCGACCGAATACCTATACGTTCACCAAAGCCCTCACCGAAAGGATATTGCAATTGGAATCTGGTTATTTACCAGTAGCAATCGTTAGACCTTCTATCGTTTTATCGTCGCTTAGAGAACCAGTAGCTGGCTGGGTAGACAATTGTAATGGACCTACGGGACTTATTGCTGCTGTTGGCAAGGGTGTCTTCAGGTgcgatattttttattataataagatgTTCTGAGCCTTCATGACATGAAAAGTGTCCTGAAAGTAAAAAGCTTTTTGGATCCCTTGAATTTagcattaatttttattcaaaatgataATTTATGTCAAAACACGAATTCCTTAAAAATCATTCACTACATTTATTAGGAACAGAATTGCTAACCGGCAGAATGTTCCATGAGTTATATTAGCACatgaaagtattaaaataataataatttgtaaatttatttactagTCATTCTTCCCAttaaaaaaatctataaattaataCTTGATTATCGTGGTAGCTTGAACATAATAGTAAACGTATTTGTTGCAGAACTATGTTGTGTCATGAAAACATGATCGCAGACTTGGTGCCCGTTGACATAGTAATAAATCTGATGATTTGCGCGGCATGGAGAACCGCCACGAATCGCACGAAAACTATTCCCGTGTATAATTGTTGTACAGGTCAACAGAACCCAATAACCTGGAAACAGTTTGTTGATCTGATGTTCAAGTACACGCGAAAGCATCCACCGAACGGCGCGATTTGGTATCCAGGTGGTCGATGCCGTAATTCTGTTATAATGAACCAAATGTGCGCCCTCTTCCAGCACGTGGTACCGGCGTATATTTTAGACTTCTTTTGTCGGTTGAAGGGCAAACCGACCATTATGGTCGGCCTACAAGTAAAACTCCGTAAAGCTGCCAAATGCTTGGAGTATTTCAGCACACAACAGTGGAACTTCAGGGATGACAATGTTCGAAACTTAGAAGAACAACTTAGTCTAGAAGACCGACAGACGTTTATGTTTGATGTCAGACAAATTGATTGGCCAACGTATTTAGAACATTACATATTGGGAATTCGGCACTTTCTATTGAAAGAGAGTCCGGACACACTGCCAGCTGCTCGTACACATATTAAAAGGTAAGTTGAAAATCCTGAAGTATCTATCAAACATACTCAAATGTTTTTTTAAGGAGATATTCGATTCCAAATCTTATAAATGTAgccaaaattttattgttcaacatattaattgtttttttttaatgtaaaggGAACTTATTATTGGTCAATATATTTAGCATAATTTAGTAGTATGGTTTATGCTGTTCTTTTAATAAGATATTTTAGAATGCGAGCTTCATGCATTTATTGAGAAGAAAGAAGGTGTTAGCACATAAATTGAGCAGATGTCATCTATTAACTATGATGTTCCATAATAGATTTCATTATGTTTCAGATTGTATTGGTTTCACAAGGCTTTAGAATTCGCGATGCTGTTAGTAGTGCTGCGGTATTTATTGTTACGCAGCTCCGTGACCCGAACTGCATGTTACTCGTTGTTGTCCGTCGTGTTACGTATGTGCCGTATGATTGTTTGACGGCTCAGAATCTTGGCTGAGGATCGCGACAGGCGTCACAAAAAGCAAAAACTAATCTCGAAGCATAATCTCAAAGTGCGGATCGTACTTCGACTTCACTGCTCGCCGTTCCCAACGATAAATTGCTACGACGTTCAAACATCCCATCGGTTGGCCTTTTCGATGTTTCTATTTGTTCATAACTATTAGCCTCCGCTAGAGATATAATTCCGCAGGGAAATGTATCGATTGTCGTTTAACACACGCAAATACAATGATAACACGTacacacacacatgtatacacagAACATGTACTCAAAGCTTCCAAAAAACTTGTACGTCGAGTCACTTTGTTATATTTACGAAAGTTAACCAAACGAGAATCCTTTCTTTGGATAATATGTCGTCGTCTTCTTGTTCAACGTACAATGGCGGGCAAAATAGGCTTTCCTAAAGAACATGGTGATggaagaaattgggaaaatttacaaatatggggatgtagaaatttagaatatttggtaaatcgggaatttgaaaatttagaagtttgaagatcTGGGATATATGACGATTTGGGGCTTGAAAATATAggatcttggaaatttagaaatttgaaaatttcatgatttagaaatttggaaattttcaaatttgctagTTTGGAgagctggaaatttagaaacttagaaatttgggaatttgaattttcaaatttaagaatttagaaatttggaaattttcaaattcatttaatatctcaaaattaaaaattctttttcctTAGTTCTTAGccaaaggaagcctacgttgTACTCGAATGTACAGCAGTGCGAATAAAAAAGGAGGAACGTTCACGTTTAACATCGCGTTTATTATTATGAGTATAAttaattgtcattgtaattgACGCGTGTTTTACGATGCCCCAACGGCATCAGTTTCGTTCTCGGACATCGATTTTTCGCATATCGTCGATTTGTAATGACGCGACGCTAGAAAAATATCTTTGACATTTAGACTACCTTAATATTCACCTTGATGTTAATTCATGGTGATGGCGTCTATTGAAAAAGATACGACGCGTTAAACTCTGTGAGCCGGCAAGTCGAACTTTTTAATCTCTGTTTGTAATCATTTTATCTAGAAGACCAAGAAGAATAGAGGATAACGTTTTACAGATTGTAtaagcaaaattatttatatttctagtAATAATTAATGGTGTCTCTACTTTGCGCTCGTCTTTGTTCAAATAAGGTTTCAAGCTTCCAGTGAATTTTCCCGGTGAATTTGTAATCGTCCAAGATTCCATCGTTATCGAGAAAAGTGAAGACaggtttaatattaattgtagAAATAAATATCGAAGCGATAGATTATTTATACGGATGTACTTTTACATTGCCAAACTATTTTGGTGCCCTACAATCTTCCTTCCTTTCTCATGATTTTAATGATGTTCGAAGATGATAATAAATCTTTACCTTTACTTTAAATCGTCGTTTAATCCTTTAGGATGCATAGGTCAGATTTTGAAACGTTGTCGCTTTTGAATAACGAGCTTCATTATCAATTAATGTAAACGAATCGTTAATTGTAATACAGTAAAGTACGTAtacattaaaagaaaaaagaatgaGAATGTGTGGACATTCTGACTTTGGGTCGAGTCTAATAAGATCGGACAATTTCGGACGGATATCCAAGATATACCCCCACGATACCTAAacctaatttcaaatttgaaaatttgaaattcgtacATTTTTACTTTTCTGGATATGAAAATTAGAGGTTTTTAGCGGTAGTCAACTTTTTACGAAGATAATCTAGGATCACCGCCCGAATTTGCATGACCTTTTTCGGTGCCACTCGACAACTCGGTACCCAATTATTCACACATCCAAAAGAACCAAAAGGGTTGAACGTCGATGTAACTCCGAATCTTTTCGAGTCTTCAAATGTTAAATCTTTTTGCTTTTattcttttctctttcttttcgaaAATTATAACATGGAAATTATTA
Above is a window of Megachile rotundata isolate GNS110a chromosome 1, iyMegRotu1, whole genome shotgun sequence DNA encoding:
- the LOC100876622 gene encoding putative fatty acyl-CoA reductase CG5065; amino-acid sequence: MSTMTGTQCTSVKEFYRDRSIFITGGTGFMGKVLVEKLLRSCPGIKNIYLLMRPKRGQDVQQRLRQLLDGPLFEKLRRDYPQELSKVIPVAGDITEHELGISEADQAVLIKNVSVVFHSAATVKFDEALKLSVTINMVGTKQLLNLCHRMCNLEALIHVSTAYCNCDRKDVAEEIYPLEAEPEHVIALTKIMDTKMVDEITPALIGNRPNTYTFTKALTERILQLESGYLPVAIVRPSIVLSSLREPVAGWVDNCNGPTGLIAAVGKGVFRTMLCHENMIADLVPVDIVINLMICAAWRTATNRTKTIPVYNCCTGQQNPITWKQFVDLMFKYTRKHPPNGAIWYPGGRCRNSVIMNQMCALFQHVVPAYILDFFCRLKGKPTIMVGLQVKLRKAAKCLEYFSTQQWNFRDDNVRNLEEQLSLEDRQTFMFDVRQIDWPTYLEHYILGIRHFLLKESPDTLPAARTHIKRLYWFHKALEFAMLLVVLRYLLLRSSVTRTACYSLLSVVLRMCRMIV